The window GGACTTGGGGTGTGGAAGAGAAATCAAAGGGAAACCTGCAAACTGGAGAGTGAGGCTGAAAGAGGGGAATGTGAGAGAAACggagaaaaatagagaaagagagaaagtaGCACAGGAAAACATATATTTGGAGAGTGCGAGAGAGATGAATAGTaactgaaagagagaaagaagaaaaattaagggTTAGAGAaagaatggaaggaaggaaggaagaggaaacaatcaattaaagtaaaaaaaagaaagtaaagagaaaggaaaaacaaaggaaaggcaAATGAAATGCAAGGAAGGCAAATGAAGGAAGGCAATGAAAGGCAAGGAGAAATGTGAAGGCAAAAGTAAAGGCAAAGGGAACTGCAAAtggaaaggcaaggaaaaggaagaaaggaagaaaaaaggggaaaaaggaagaagaaagggaaaggaaggaatagaaagggaaaggaagtgaaggaaatgaaaggcaagggaagggaaggtaaagcaagggaaggaaaggaaagtgaAGGGAAGGCAAGGCATTGCAATGGAAAGGAAGGTAAAGTAATGGAAGGGAGtgcaatggaaaggaagagaagggaagacaagGCAAGGCAatagaaaagaagggaagggaaaacaatggaaaggaaaggaagggagggcaaggcaaggcaatggaaaggacagaaagggaaggcaaggcaaggcaatggaaagaaaggaaagggaagggaaatcaaggcaaggcaagggaaaggaagggaaagaagaaaagtgtagggaagggaagggaaataaaggaaaggaagggaaggcaatggacaagaagggaagggaatgcagtggaaacaaaaggaagggaagggaaaggatgggaaggaatggaagggaaggcaaaacaaggcaagagaaaggaaggaaaaggaagtcaAAGTAAGGAAAGacaaaggaagggaaagcaagGGAAGGTAAGGGAAGGCaatgggaaggaagagaagggaaggcaaggcaaggaaatggaaagagaaataaaggcaatggaaaggaagagaaagaaagggaagagaaatcaAGACAAagcaatggaaaggaagggaaggcaatggAAAGGAACGAAAGGGAAATcaaggcaaggcaaagcaaggcaagggaaaggaagggaaaggaagaaaagggtagggaggggaagggaaaaaagtgaagGGAATGAAACttaaaggaagggaaggcaaaggaaaggaagggaagggtagggaagggaatggaaggTTAGGGAAGGGAAGTGAAGGGAAGGCAATGGAAAGGAAGGCAATGGAAGGCAATAGGAAGGAAGGCaaagcaaggcaaggcaaggcaatggaaaggaagtcaaggcaaggcaaattaaggcaagagaaaggaaaaaaagggaagtcaagggaaggaaagacaaggcaggggaagggaaggaaggcaaGACAAAAGAAAGTAAGGCAAGTCAAGGCAAGGAAAGTGAAAGGTAGGGAGATCGTGGGAAGGAAATGAGAAGGAGAAACTGTCCCGAACAGGAGCCCCAGTCCCTCTGCTCACACAGACACCGGGCTCAGGGGACTACGGGGTCACATCCAGCCCATGCCCGGCGCTGTTTGCACAGACATGTGCGGGGCTGGTGCCTCTAGATAGCAGGAGATGGGTTCTGATCACACGGAGCAtccttgctcttctgctctggTGTCCAAAGCAGCGGTGAGCAGAGCCGGCCCTGAGCTCCTGCCTGATGGAGAGGCACAAAGGCAGGCcgggctgggctgcagagctgggcaggcagcaagAGCACGCTCCTTACATGGGAATGTGCCGCACTCTTCAGTGGCAGGGTTCGATCCCTCTGAGCAAAGGATGGGTTCAGCAGTGCCTCTGAGCAGCACGTTCCCGGCACTCCTGCTCGTGTACTCATAGTAACTCCACTGAATGCACCTCTGTGCCCATGACCAGTAAAAGCCTGAAATATGGAAATTAACATGAGCAGATGTATGGGCCACTTTATTTCGTACAAATCAGGAGCATCACACTTCTATTTGTGTGTACATTTGGTTCTCCAGCTCAGCATGAGGAGGAAGCCTGATGCTGCCACTCTGATCCTGGCCATGCCACgaggtgctgagcagctctgcacaactGTTTCAAGGTACGCAAGCCACCAGGGGAGAGCAGCAACCAGCATGTGGCAGGGATCTGTGTTCACCCACCCATttccctgcttcttcccctgTGGGAAGTTATccattctttcccctctgcatgAAGTCAtggaaccacagactggtttatgttggcagggagcttaaagctcatccagttccaacccttgacatgggcagggacaccttccactagagcaggttggatGATGCTCTGAACGCCATCCaaactttatttaaacattgtcgaggacggggcagccacagctttgttttcttgtctccttttcccttccttttcccctttctttctgccttccttttcttcagtcTCCCACCCTCCCTTCCgttctctccccctcccttctttctccctccttccctcactCCCtacttccctcctccctcccttcattcatctctttctttctttctttctttctttctttctttctttctttctttctttctttctttctttctttctttctttctttctttctttctttctttctttctttctttctttctttctttctttctttctttctttctttctttctttctttctttctttctttctttctttctttctttctttctttctttctttctttctttctttccttccttccttccttccttccttccttccttccttccttccttccttccttccttccttccttccttccttccttccttccttcctcactTCCTCACTTCCtcacttcctccctccctccctccctccctttcttcttcccttcctcccttcctcctttcctcctttccttccttccttccttccttccttccttctttccttctttccttctttccttccttctttccttccttccttcctcccttcctcacttCCTCACTTCCtcacttcctccctccctccctcactttcttcttcccttcctcccttcctcccttcctcctttcctcctttccttccttccttccttccttccttcctatcttccttccttccatccttccttccttccttttttccttccttccttccttccttccttccttccttccttccttccttccttccttccttccttccttccttccttccttccttccttccttccttccttccttccttccttccttccttccttccttccttccttccttccttccttccttcctttcttctttcttcctcaattcctttcttcattcctgGCTTAATTAATGGCTTTCTCTCttgccttcctccttttctttctatctaTCTCTTActcttttcattcctgttttgctttttttctccctcacaaTCCAATCTTCGATGCTTCCCCTTGCCTTCTCCTCTACACCACAAACCCCCCCAGCACGCAGCAGGGGTCCTCCTTGGCTTCCCTGTCTTTGCAGTCCTTTCCAGAGCCCTGCTTGGCTGGGACAGGAGACAGGGCCAGAACTCCCCCAGGGCTTCTCTCTCACACCTTCCCCACACAAAGAGCTCCCCAAAGCACCACAACACTCGGCTGCTCATCCAAAGCACGCACAGTTTATCTGGGGGATACAGGGCCACAAGGgtctcttctgctgacaggcaggaTACGTCGCAAAGTGACCACACGATAGCTCTATAATCTGCAGAGTTTcttaaacaagcacactaaagaCAATAAGCACACTATTGCACTGACACTAATGTGAATTAGATAAATATCTCTCACTATCTAGAGTGAACAAGCACAGTAAAGCAAATCAGACATATATGGATCTGTAAGGAAAGTACCAAAGAAACTTTGCAATGCATTAAATCATGACTGTATAGAGACaacagagattaagaagaaatacatcaccagCTACCACTGAATCATCATCCAGTGCcacacttccagctgggaagcccCATTGCAGCTGATGCCAGGAGTCTCAGGTAACAGGGAAAATTCATATGCAGTGCGTCCACCCATAGGTGAGGCTTCTCCCATGGCCACAAGAGGGTCCTTCTTTTATACCCATACCAAAACAAGCGGCTTTATGCCAGATCTCTGATTGTTTACTCATGGGactgtgcagtttctcatgatctcaGCATTGTCCACGCTGAGAGCATTGTCCAGGCACCCCAGTGTGGCCAAGTGTGAAGatcatagaacagctgcacccctctctttcctgcctctttctgacAAACACTCACAATGAACATAAACGTGTGTACTCTACCGAACACACTGTGGCAAACAACATCCTTTGTTCTGTCTCTCAGGCATGAGAGGGAGTCAACTCTCAGCTAGGTTCCctcccctgcccagcagggccttgggcagtgcgctccatggggatgccctCAGTCACGGGgctctcctccttgctcctcgctttctcttcaaacactcTGCGCAGGGCGGCTTGGATGGAGCCTTGAAAGCGgcgctgccggcagctccccaccaggaagtaaatgactggattgatgctgctgttcagcagagccagaaccAGAGTCACAGTATTAGGAAAAcgaaaaacataaaataaaagattaaggAAGGCATCTACAGTGTAAGGcatcccaaaggcaaagaagaagatgacattgagcacaacagcaacatagAGTTTCCCCAAGTGCCATCTCTGTGAGCCACATCGGAGTCTTATGACCATGGACACATTGGAAATCAACATCAATACTGACAATATCACGGAATACGCAATGCCCACATTTCTAAATATTGTTACATTAATTTCAAAAAGTTTGAAGCAAAGATAAATGGACAACATGAAAGAGCTGACGCTGGCCCAGAGCACCCCACTCACGATGCCTGACAAGTGCTTTGGGCGGTGGCAGCGATACCAGAttgggaagatgacagagaCAGAACGCTCCGTGCTGAGGGCTGTCAGGAGACCCAGGCTGCTAAGGACAAAGAAGTGGCACAGGAATGGAACTGTATGTAcgtaattaaagaagaaaataagaaaaatatccaaACCATAACAAATTATTGATGTCTTGAGAAACCAcaatatgaacagaaaatacacGAGGAGTATAGAGCAGTCAGCAACAGCCAGATTTAGGATGTAGACAGTGAAAGGATTCCGCTTCATCTGGAAGCCCAGGAACCACAAGACTATCCCATTCCCCACCATTCCAAAGACACAGATCACCAtacagacaaggaaaaagacCACATATCCATCAAATGAATCCCCACAACTATTTTCAGTAAACCAATCGTACATCCAATTTCCATCATGTGTGTAATTCAGAGAGACGTCTGTTGTGTTGGTGTCCTCCATGGAGAATgagcctgctctgggtggctgccttctccctctgccaccacctcctaGGAGACACAAGCAATGGGAAGGCAATGAGGGCCATCGGCGTTCCCcgctctccccatctctgcgCACAGCCCCacgccagccccaggctgctccaggcaggagccgTCCCCTGGCGTGGCCAGGacaggctcccagccctgcccgcctGGCCCTGCCCAGGAGCCATCTCCCACCTGCCCGTGCCCGCTCTcctacctcctgctgctcctgccaacagcgctgctgcaggagctccagcacaggggcctccagCCTCGGCAGCACAAAGCCTCTGGGGATGCTTGCGTGGCCACcgcgctctgctctgccctcttcctcGTGCCTGGGCACCACAGCTTTGCCCACACATCACGGCCCCTGCTCACCACACACCCCTCACAATCTGCCCCCATCGCTGACAGCTTCCCCTCACATGTCCCATGGCGGAGAGAGATCTTGTCACTAGGAGCTGGGCAcctcacccccttcctctctctcctccccccagGTTTTCACCACCAGGGGATGATCCTTTATGACCCCAGGACAAAGTCTCTCAGATTCCATAAAATAGCCTTTGGAACACCATTTACTACATCCATAGCTCTCAGGAAGGAGGGAATCGCTCACAGAATCTTATGCCCCTTCAGCAAGCGGATGATGGGGAAGAGATTTGGCAATGAGATGTCAAGAGAATCccttcagcagaagcagacaATGAGGCAGAGCATGGCCTTGTGTCATCTTGCCATGAGAAATCACCATTCCTCATATAGAGGACATCACAAGGGCTTTGCCCACTGCCTCTAATCACATCCCTGATGTGCATGTGTCTCCTCTGAGATTACACTGTGTGGGGTACGTAGTGTTGCAAATGAGCTTTTATGTACAAGTGGTTCCTGTCACACAATCTACTCCCTCAGCAGCACACGGAACGACATTTTCATTGCTTAGTTTTCTCcatctttgctgtgtttcccaGCTTCTAAATACCATTTTCTGGGAGTCACAGCCTGTGCTTGTCACCCCCAAGGCTGGAGTCTTCCAAGGGTATCCCTTGATTTCATGTGGTGAACACACGGTAATGAGCAAGCTCCACagtctctgcagggctgcagcctggagctgcaggagttaAGGCTTAAAGGTAGGCttgaagcagggctggagcacaggctgAAGGGCCACCCCTGagaggggatggagacagggcTTCAGGCAGGGACAAGTCCTGCAGTGTGGGTGTGCAGGCCTGCAGCAAGGGGCAGGGGATGAGTCAGTGGGTCAGAGCAAATAAGGCCTGCTGTAGCTTCAGGACCTGCAAGAGAATCAGAGAGCTGCACATGGACAGTTCAGTGTTGTTCAGTCACGCCTCGGGAGACGAGGTCCCTTTACCCTCATTTCCATCACTTTTGGGCCTATAGCATGTCAGCTCCTGCTTGTCCTACAATGAcagcatgtgcttttctttcttcacctcCACTGTGAAAGGCATTTCCCTTTATTGATTTCTTCTATGGCTTTGTAGCCTCCAATGTCCCACAGGTATTATGTTCCATGCTTTGACACATTAAAGCAAAGCCTttagctcctggtgctgcctcccggaagaaagatggaagaagtctttgagcaCCAGTTTCCATGGCATTAGAGACAAGAAGCTGAGCCCTGATGCTGCTGCGTGTCTGCACCTCAGTGATCTCCCGCTGTTGATCTCTCCCACTCTCACCTTTCTGCCATGCGCCATCCCTGGGAATGGTTCATGTACATTCCTGTGTTACAATCCCACCTTTCCAAACGTGAGTTCCTCAGGGAGTGAGTGATCCACAGAACACCCAAGCTGAGCAGTTCCAGGCCTGTGCACACTGTGCATCTGCCTTGGCCGCGGACAAACCTTCTTGGCTGATGGCAAgagggcagcctgcaggcagctcacaCTGCGTGTGCTTGCCTATGTCTGAGACTGCTGCAACAGTTCTCACGTGAGCATCCATTTTGCTTGGCAGTAGAAAGAGCTGTCTTCTTCTTTCTGGAACCCTGTAACAGCTCAGACACCCAGAATGGGTTAATGTTCCATGGACAGGATGGGTCTGTTTGATGACGCAAGATCCCGGGTTCCCAACACCTAAAAGGACATAAGATTCTGTTAGCAATTCCCTCCTTCCTGAGAGCTATGGATGTAGTAAATGGTGttccaaaggctgttttatGGAATCTGAGAGCCTTTGTCCTGGGGTCATAAAGGATCATCCCCTGGTGGTAAAAAGctgggaagaggagagagaggaagggggtgaggTGCCCAGCTCCTAGTGACAAGATCTCTCTCCGCCATGGGACATGTGAGGGGAAGCTGTCAGCGATGGGGGCAGATTGTGAGGGGTGTGTGGTGAGCAGGGGCCGTGATGTGTGGGCAAAGCTGTGGTGCCCAGGCACGAGgaacagggcagagcagagcgcgGTGGCCACGCAAGCATCCCCAGAGGCTTTGTGCTGCCGAGGctggaggcccctgtgctggagctcctgcaaCAGTGctgttggcaggagcagcaggaggtaggAGAGCGGGCACGGGCAGGTGGGAGATGGCTCCTGGGCAGGGCCaggcgggcagggctgggagcctgtCCTGGCCACGCCAGGGGAcggctcctgcctggagcagcctggggctggcgtGGGGCTGTGcgcagagatggggagagcgGGGAATGCCGATGGCCCTCATTGCCTTCCCATTGCTTGTGTCTCCtaggaggtggtggcagagggagaaggcagccacccagagcaggctcATTCTCCATGGAGGGCACCAACACAACAGACCTCTCTCTGAATTACACACGTGATGGAAATTGGAGCTATATGGAACATGGTGAACGTAAATGTTTACATTCATCGGATGGAGTTATGGTCTTGCTAGCTTTCCATTTGGTGATCTGTGTCTTTGGAATGGTGGGGAATGGGATAGTCTTGTGGTTCCTGGGCTTCAGGATGAAGCGGAATCCTTTCACTGTCTACATCCTAAATCTGGCTGTTGCTGACTGCTGTCTGctcctcttgttttttctgttcGCATTGGGATATTTGATCTTAACAATCATCTGTTATGATTTGATATCTTTTCATCCTTTCATCAATAACTTTGCATATGCAGTTCAATTCCTGTGCCACTTCTTTGTCCTTAGCAGCCTGGGTCTCCTGACAGCCATCAGCACGGAGCGTTCTGtctctgtcatcttcccaaTCTGGTATCGCTGCCAGCGCCCAAAGCACTTGTCAGGCATCGTGAGTGGGGTGCTCTGGGCCAGCGTCAGCTCTTTCATGTTGTCCATTTATCTTTGCTATCTCTTTCATCAAAGATATGGGACACTTATTTCAAGTGTGATCACTGTCTACTCTGTGATTTTGTCATTACTGATGTTGATTTCCAATGTGTCCATGGTCATAAGGCTCCGATGTGGCTCACAGAGACGGCACCTGGGGAAACTctatgttgctgttgtgctcaaTGTCATCGTCTTCTTTGCGTTTGGGATGCCCTTCACCTTAAATGCTGTCCTTCCACTTTTACATATCGGTATTTTCGTTAATCAAGGAGTGGTTCTtgttctggctctgctgaacagcagcatcaatccCGTCATTTACTTCCTGGTGGGGAGCTGGCGGCAGCGCCGCTTCCAAGGCTCCATCAATGTTGCCCTGCGCAgagtgtttgaagagaaagcgaggagcaaggaggagagcCCCGTGCCTGAGGGCATCCCCATGGAGAGCACTGCCCAaggccctgctgggcagggagaggcctgagctctgctcccccttCCTATGAGgctcctgtccctgtcccccccaaataaactgtgtgtgctttggctgAGCAGCCGAGTGTTGTGGTGCTTTGGGGGAGCTCCTTGCgtggggaaggtgggagagaGAGGCCCTGGGGGAGCTTTGGTCTTGTTTCTGGTcccaggcaggcagggctgtgcaaAGACAGGGAAGCCAAGTAGGACCCCTGGGTTTGTTCTTGGGGGACTTGGGGTGTGGAAGAGAAATCAAAGGGAAACCTGCAAACTGGAGAGTGAGGCTGAAAGAGGGGAATGTGAGAGAAACggagaaaaatagagaaagagagaaagtaGCACAGGAAAACATATATTTGGAGAGTGCGAGAGAGATGAATAGTaactgaaagagagaaagaagaaaaattaagggTTAGAGAaagaatggaaggaaggaaggaagaggaaacaatcaattaaagtaaaaaaaagaaagtaaagagaaaggaaaaacaaaggaaaggcaAATGAAATGCAAGGAAGGCAAATGAAGGAAGGCAATGAAAGGCAAGGAGAAATGTGAAGGCAAAAGTAAAGGCAAAGGGAACTGCAAAtggaaaggcaaggaaaaggaagaaaggaagaaaaaaggggaaaaaggaagaagaaagggaaaggaaggaatagaaagggaaaggaagtgaaggaaatgaaaggcaagggaagggaaggtaaagcaagggaaggaaaggaaagtgaAGGGAAGGCAAGGCATTGCAATGGAAAGGAAGGTAAAGTAATGGAAGGGAGtgcaatggaaaggaagagaagggaagacaagGCAAGGCAatagaaaagaagggaagggaaaacaatggaaaggaaaggaagggagggcaaggcaaggcaatggaaaggacagaaagggaaggcaaggcaaggcaatggaaagaaaggaaagggaagggaaatcaaggcaaggcaagggaaaggaagggaaagaagaaaagtgtagggaagggaagggaaataaaggaaaggaagggaaggcaatggacaagaagggaagggaatgcagtggaaacaaaaggaagggaagggaaaggatgggaaggaatggaagggaaggcaaaacaaggcaagagaaaggaaggaaaaggaagtcaAAGTAAGGAAAGacaaaggaagggaaagcaagGGAAGGTAAGGGAAGGCaatgggaaggaagagaagggaaggcaaggcaaggaaatggaaagagaaataaaggcaatggaaaggaagagaaagaaagggaagagaaatcaAGACAAagcaatggaaaggaagggaaggcaatggAAAGGAACGAAAGGGAAATcaaggcaaggcaaagcaaggcaagggaaaggaagggaaaggaagaaaagggtagggaggggaagggaaaaaagtgaagGGAATGAAACttaaaggaagggaaggcaaaggaaaggaagggaagggtagggaagggaatggaaggTTAGGGAAGGGAAGTGAAGGGAAGGCAATGGAAAGGAAGGCAATGGAAGGCAATAGGAAGGAAGGCaaagcaaggcaaggcaaggcaatggaaaggaagtcaaggcaaggcaaattaaggcaagagaaaggaaaaaaagggaagtcaagggaaggaaagacaaggcaggggaagggaaggaaggcaaGACAAAAGAAAGTAAGGCAAGTCAAGGCAAGGAAAGTGAAAGGTAGGGAGATCGTGGGAAGGAAATGAGAAGGAGAAACTGTCCCGAACAGGAGCCCCAGTCCCTCTGCTCACACAGACACCGGGCTCAGGGGACTACGGGGTCACATCCAGCCCATGCCCGGCGCTGTTTGCACAGACATGTGCGGGGCTGGTGCCTCTAGATAGCAGGAGATGGGTTCTGATCACACGGAGCAtccttgctcttctgctctggTGTCCAAAGCAGCGGTGAGCAGAGCCGGCCCTGAGCTCCTGCCTGATGGAGAGGCACAAAGGCAGGCcgggctgggctgcagagctgggcaggcagcaagAGCACGCTCCTTACATGGGAATGTGCCGCACTCTTCAGTGGCAGGGTTCGATCCCTCTGAGCAAAGGATGGGTTCAGCAGTGCCTCTGAGCAGCACGTTCCCGGCACTCCTGCTCGTGTACTCATAGTAACTCCACTGAATGCACCTCTGTGCCCATGACCAGTAAAAGCCTGAAATATGGAAATTAACATGAGCAGATGTATGGGCCACTTTATTTCGTACAAATCAGGAGCATCACACTTCTATTTGTGTGTACATTTGGTTCTCCAGCTCAGCATGAGGAGGAAGCCTGATGCTGCCACTCTGATCCTGGCCATGCCACaaggtgctgagcagctctgcacaactGTTTCAAGGTACGCAAGCCACCAGGGGAGAGCAGCAACCAGCATGTGGCAGGGATCTGTGTTCACCCACCCATttccctgcttcttcccctgTGGGAAGTTATccattctttcccctctgcatgAAGTCAtggaaccacagactggtttatgttggcagggagcttaaagctcatccagttccaacccttgacatgggcagggacaccttccactagagcaggttggatGATGCTCTGAACGCCATCCaaactttatttaaacattgtcgaggacggggcagccacagctttgttttcttgtctccttttcccttccttttcccctttcttt of the Melopsittacus undulatus isolate bMelUnd1 chromosome 4, bMelUnd1.mat.Z, whole genome shotgun sequence genome contains:
- the LOC117436133 gene encoding proto-oncogene Mas-like — protein: MEDTNTTDVSLNYTHDGNWMYDWFTENSCGDSFDGYVVFFLVCMVICVFGMVGNGIVLWFLGFQMKRNPFTVYILNLAVADCSILLVYFLFILWFLKTSIICYGLDIFLIFFFNYVHTVPFLCHFFVLSSLGLLTALSTERSVSVIFPIWYRCHRPKHLSGIVSGVLWASVSSFMLSIYLCFKLFEINVTIFRNVGIAYSVILSVLMLISNVSMVIRLRCGSQRWHLGKLYVAVVLNVIFFFAFGMPYTVDAFLNLLFYVFRFPNTVTLVLALLNSSINPVIYFLVGSCRQRRFQGSIQAALRRVFEEKARSKEESPVTEGIPMERTAQGPAGQGREPS